The following coding sequences are from one Cercospora beticola chromosome 4, complete sequence window:
- the VMA21 gene encoding vacuolar ATPase assembly integral membrane protein vma21 gives MATRRINTSEKTHLDQDETKAEVKSNISPAVPSSVIYKLLGFTIAMFTFPIGTYFLTVNLVFGGNSTYAGGLAAVMANVVLISYVIVAFNDDKSEREALAEEEKKSR, from the exons ATGGCGACTCGAAGAATCAACACGTCCGAAAAGACACACCTCGACCAAGATGAGACCAAAGCCGAAGTGAAGTCCAACATCAGTCCCGCCGTGCCATC TTCCGTGATCTACAAACTCCTCGGCTTCACAATCGCAATGTTCACCTTCCCAATCGGAACCTACTTCCTGACCGTAAATTTGGTATTTGGTG GCAACTCAACATACGCCGGAGGTCTCGCAGCCGTAATGGCAAACGTAGTCCTAATCAGCTACGTAATCGTAGCCTTCAACGACGACAAGAGCGAACGAGAAGCTttagcagaagaagagaagaaatcgCGTTGA